In Nicotiana tabacum cultivar K326 chromosome 21, ASM71507v2, whole genome shotgun sequence, one DNA window encodes the following:
- the LOC107824011 gene encoding uncharacterized protein LOC107824011, whose amino-acid sequence MEESGPSRSGEEPTSWDELYNVNLMPSEIFLKFRKEIEGYRVGVNLEFYNAPYNEYLAKLVLKPLAPDRRWKFIYEPLHHEVRLLSKKIPVTKFLNLQVGVGHSFQLHATGWKWKLTTCFGGDGVSSIRNKTSLGLCPGVDFRFGWKADYVLPEVTGALGTGEPLFNMNSGRLQASLDRVEAIFSQ is encoded by the exons ATGGAGGAGAGTGGTCCGAGTCGGAGTGGCGAAGAACCAACATCATGGGATGAGCTTTACAATGTCAATCTGATGCCTTCAGAGATTTTTCTCAAGTTCCGAAAAGAAATTGAGGGCTATCGAGTTGGTGTTAACTTGGAG TTTTACAATGCCCCATACAATGAGTATCTGGCGAAGCTGGTTTTAAAGCCTTTAGCCCCTGATCGGAGATGGAAGTTCATATACGAGCCTTTACATCATGAAGTGCGCCTTCTTTCCAAGAAAATCCCAGTGACAAAATTTCTGAATCTTCAG GTTGGAGTAGGCCACAGCTTTCAGTTGCATGCAACTGGTTGGAAATGGAAGCTTACTACTTGTTTCGGCGGAGATGGTGTCTCCAGCATCCGGAATAAAACATCACTCGGATTATGTCCTGGTGTGGATTTCCGTTTTGGATGGAAAGCAGATTATGTTCTTCCAGAAGTTACTGG CGCTTTAGGTACTGGTGAACCATTGTTCAATATGAATTCCGGACGACTACAAGCGTCACTGGATAGAGTAGAGGCCATCTTTTCCCAATAA